The bacterium DNA window CCCGGCGGCTAAGTAGAGGAAAGCGCATTTCTCGGCCAGCTCGCCGGCAGTGCGTTGTTCGAGGTTCTCGATCGGGATTTCCAGCCGGTCGCGCACTGCCGCCGTCAGGCTGTCGCAGAGCGCCTTGCGGCTGCCCGCGCAGCGCTCGCGGGTCTCCTCCAGGAACGGGCCGCTCAGGATCAGGCGGGGATGGGCGGGATACTTGGGGGGAGTCCGGTGGCAGGCGCCGCACAGTGCAATCAGCGCCAGGCCGATCAGCAGACACTTGACCGAGCTGTATCTCATCCGTCCTCTCCCGCCGGCGCCGATGCAAGTAATTACATTCGTTATGCGGAAAGCTGTATTTTAACCCCGCCCGGCCCGCGGCGCCAGTGCCAATTTTCTTCCCGCGCAGCCGGAGAAGGTGCATATTTGGCGGCAAGTGCTTATCTTGAAAATTGAGTCCCCATTACTGCCCGGCAAAGCCGGCCCTGCCTGTACCGGGACTGAAAGTCCTCAACCGGAGACACCCCGATGAAAAGGTTCCTTGCAGTCCTGCTGTTCCTTGCCACCATAGCCGTTTCCAGCGCGTCGGGCTACGAGCTGGCCCCGCACCCGCGCATTTTCATCACCTCCGCGAGCCTGCCCGGCCTGGCCCAGCGTTCCCAGGGCGTGCTCTCAGCGGAGTACGCCGCGGTCAAGGCCCAGGCCGACAGCGCGGTGGCAGGCGGAGTGGAGCGCACCCGCAGCCGTTTCCGCCCGCCCATGCGACTGGTCTGCGCCGGTATCTGCTACCTGGTCGAGCGCCAGCTCGGCCACGAGTGCTCCCAGTACGTGGAGGTGGCGCGCAAGTACTGGGGTGACGGCAGCGTGCTGGACCTGGACGGGGATGGCTATTTCGGCTGGCACGGGATCGTGTTCGACTGGGTCTACGACGGCCTCACGCCCGCCGAGCGCAAGCTCTACGGCGACTGTCTGGGCAAGTGGCTGCGCTACTGGAGTGAAACCCCCGAGATAACGCTCAACAACGGCGGCTGGCTCTACAACCAGACCTGGGGGCCGGCGCACCTCAACACGCCCAACACCCGGGACGGGATCACGCCCAAGCTGATGGTGGCCCTGGCCCTGGAGGGCGCGGGCACCGCCGTGCAGCCGGACTGCAAGCGCTTCCTCGACTCCTGGGCCGCGCGCGTGCCCACCGAGTGCATCCCGGCTTTCGATGAAATGGGCGAGGTCTGGTCCGAAAGCATGGGCCACGGCGGCTACGGCCCCCTCGAAGTGATCCCCTGGTCCTTCGAGGCCTGGCGCACCGCCACCGGCCAGGACCTTTTCGCCGCCTGCGCCCCCACCAGCTACCTGCCCGGCATGACCCGCTGGGCCGTGAACCTGGTGGTCCCTTTCGCCGACCATACCGCCTGGATCGACGACAACGGGGCCGACAAGCTGCGCGACTACGCCCGGATCGCGCCCCTGCTCGCCGCCCGCTATCACGACCCGGTGGCGAATTTCATCTGCGACCAGGCCTGGCGCGAAAAGTGGAACCGTCTGCCCTGGGACCGTTTCCTGTTCTACGATCCTTCCATAGAGGGCAAATCGCCCGCTGCCGCGGGCTATCCCACCGCGGCGTGGTTCAAGGGCGCGGGCCATGTCTACATGCGCTCGGCCTGGGATGACCCCAACGCCGCCTGGGCCTTTTTCGGGGTTGGGCCCAAGTTCGAGGGGCACTCGCGGGATGACGAGGGCGCGTTCCTCATCGCCAAGAAAGGCTGGATCGCCCTGCGCGCCGGGGGGCAGGGGCACAACGACGGGGACTACTACATCGGCGGCTCCCTGGCCTACAACATCGTGACCATCTACGACCCGGATGAAAAATTCCGCCGCACCGACCCGGGCCCCGGGGAGCAGGACGGGATCAAGAACGAGAACGACGGCGGCCTGATCCGCTGGGTCTATTCCAGCCACCAGCGGGATGACCGTGGGAAAATCGTGGCCTACAGCCACAACGACCGCTACACCTATGCCGCCGGCGATATCAGCCTGGGATATTCCAGGAGCAAGGCCGCCGAGGTCACGCGCCAGTTCCTTTTCCTGCGCGGGCCGCGCGAGTTCTTCGTGGTGTTCGACCGGGTCGAGTCCACCCGTCCCGATTTCCCCAAGATCTGGTTCCTGCATGTGCCGACCGAGCCTAAGGTCGACGGTCACGAAGTCCCCCTGGTGCCGCAGCACGTGTTCAACTACGACAGCGCGGCGGTCTCCACCTGGCTCAGCGACCCGGCCGGCGAGGAGGGCACGCTCTCCAGCGGCAAGTGCAGGGTCTTCCTCAAGACCCTGCTGCCGTACCGCGCCCGGATCACCAAGCGCGGCGGCGAGGGCTACACCCACTGGGGCCATCCCTACGAGCCCACGGCCCAGTACAACCATGTCAACAAGAACAGCCTGCGGCCGCCCATTGTCCCCTGGCGCCTGGAGGTGGAGGCCCCGCAGGGGTCGAAGCGCAACTTCTTCCTGCACGTGTTCGAGCTGGGCGAGGAGGCCGACAGCCGGATGTCGGACGTGGAGCTGATCCAGGAGCCGGACGGCCTGGGGGCGCAGATCGACGCCGGCGGGCGGAAAGTGCGGGTGCTGTTCGCGCAGAGCGGGCCGCTCACCGCGCGGATCAAGATCGGCGAGGCGGCCGAGGAGACTATCGAGCCGCTTAAGAGCGAATAGGGCTTTGTCAGGCAAAATATCGGAAAGGCGAACGGAAATGCGATTCGGTGAAAGGTGTCTCGATGCGGGGATGGACAGCCTGGAGCAGGCCCTCGCCCTGGCACGGGACGAAGCCTGGGAGCTTGAGGCCGATGCTGCCGGCCTGGGCGCGGACTGCCTGCTCTGCCTGGGCGAGTACCGTTGCGGGCGCCTGGAGCACTCCTATTCGCGGGCGCTGATGGAGTTCAAGGACAACAAGGGACGGTTCGGGCGGGCCGGGGACGGGGCACGCCACAATATGATTTTCTTCGCCCGTTGCCTGGCCGTCGCGATCCTGGCCGGGCCGCTGGGCGATAACCTGAGCCTGGGGGCCATCGTGCCGCCCAAGCTCAATCAGCCCCCCGCGGACTACCACCTGAGCGGGCTGGCGCACGCGGTCGGCTGCATTCTGGAGGGCGCCTGCGCTCCGGGCTGTTTCCGCCTGGAGCAGGGGCTGCTGGCTTTCCGCAGCGAGATCCCGCCCCTCAAGAGCGTGGCCCTGAGCTGCCGCGAGGAGGTGATCCACCGCGGCATCCTCTGCCGCCGCGAGTTGAACGGTTGCCCCGTGCTTCTGCTGGATGACATCCTGGCCAGCGGGGCCACGGTCCGCGAGTGCGTGCGCGCCCTGCGCGAGGCCGGAGCGGGCGCGGTGGCCGTGCTGGCCCTGGCGCGCCGGGTGGAGTGAGACGGAAGGGCTTGAATCAAAATAAATTCGGGTACAAGCGCCGGGGCGGACGGCCGGTCGCCTGTCCAGTATAGTCCACATCTGTCGTAGGGGCGACATATATGTCGCCCTTTTTTATCAAATCCCCCTCAATTCCCCTTTGGAAAAGGGGGCGGCCGACGCCGACCTTCCTGCCGGCAGATTATAAATTCGTACGGAAAAAGAGAACTCCAGGGGGGTAAAAACGCAGGGGCACGGCGCGCCGTGCCCCTGCAGATTTCGTAGCTGTGTAACCAGTTCCGTCTTGTAAAAACCCGCCTCAGTCGTACAGCAGGCGCAGGATCGCGCCTATGAGGAAGATGATCATGCCTATCGCCGAGACGGCCCCGGCATGCGGCACGGCGAAAGCGCCCAGGCCGATGCCCAGGAAGAACAGGGCCAGGCCCAACAGATGCACGGTCATCCAGAAACGGCCCTTGGGTGAGACAGGCCAGAGATGGAAGAATTTGTCGTCGGTGGCTTCCTGCTCCGAGGGACGGAAAGCGGAATGCACGCGCTCCAGCTTGGCAGCCGGGGCGGGTTTGGTGACGAGGGAGAGCGCGACCGCGGCCACCAGAGTCGCCGCCGAGGAGATCAGGGTGGTGTCGGCGAAGGGCAGGCCGGTCAAGGGCGCCCAGTGTTCGATCTGGCAGTACGCCCC harbors:
- a CDS encoding phosphoribosyltransferase; translation: MRFGERCLDAGMDSLEQALALARDEAWELEADAAGLGADCLLCLGEYRCGRLEHSYSRALMEFKDNKGRFGRAGDGARHNMIFFARCLAVAILAGPLGDNLSLGAIVPPKLNQPPADYHLSGLAHAVGCILEGACAPGCFRLEQGLLAFRSEIPPLKSVALSCREEVIHRGILCRRELNGCPVLLLDDILASGATVRECVRALREAGAGAVAVLALARRVE